The proteins below are encoded in one region of Vibrio sp. ED004:
- a CDS encoding alpha/beta hydrolase: MKLYIPSATLSVLLLSPSFANAEDIPDSHELRNFSIRSQSSGIAPPQEELGVYVVNSGPGLDTGCTYASGGPLLISLPVPMVVSPNVLQNDGRIAPSKLGDMQQKGVIGSNARISMPVFDIDSNANVSNIAPEIDVVSFNGKSLSTLQGADNRWTDTNLQVDISDIKFGQNNEIRVDIDTGNTGDNWCMSVDWVSIEFDVAIPVVLAHGIAAQSDTWDDDTAPGVLSTLDDYGIRYTRFSADKNGTTATNANILNNKIQGFLDELKSDKVHVIAHSKGGLDTQNLKALSPSFEITSLSTFSTPHLGSVAADLSVIKMDHYADIYSNVSADPNNYAGKYMQLPNIPFAGPKMPGIRDLTTDTASNALQMRTRGNIANTFSIGANADLNQDGVIEKDPDIVGLFPWGSRWAGVTAWQALRSFSSAAYLDTQTQSVTTPSVYGPQAHPITIVSYQAIQTVPQENDVVVTLASANPSYANALGNVLANHSTMKTGQNVERFLQQIISMR, from the coding sequence ATGAAACTATACATTCCGAGCGCCACGCTCAGTGTTTTGTTACTTTCTCCGAGTTTCGCGAATGCCGAAGATATACCTGATTCACACGAATTGCGTAATTTTTCGATACGTTCACAAAGCTCTGGGATAGCCCCACCGCAAGAAGAACTCGGCGTTTATGTTGTCAATTCTGGTCCTGGTCTGGATACCGGTTGTACCTATGCTTCTGGCGGACCTCTACTTATCTCTTTACCTGTTCCTATGGTCGTAAGCCCCAACGTTTTACAAAATGACGGGAGAATAGCCCCAAGTAAACTGGGCGATATGCAGCAAAAAGGCGTTATCGGTTCTAACGCAAGGATCAGCATGCCGGTCTTCGACATAGACTCCAATGCCAACGTCAGTAATATTGCTCCAGAAATAGATGTCGTATCTTTTAACGGAAAATCTTTAAGTACGCTGCAAGGCGCTGATAACCGTTGGACGGATACTAACCTTCAAGTCGATATCAGTGATATCAAGTTCGGCCAAAACAATGAGATTCGCGTCGATATTGATACTGGCAATACGGGAGACAACTGGTGTATGTCTGTCGATTGGGTCTCAATCGAGTTTGATGTTGCCATTCCTGTAGTTCTTGCCCATGGCATTGCTGCACAATCAGACACTTGGGATGATGATACGGCTCCAGGCGTGCTTTCTACACTTGATGACTATGGCATTCGTTATACTCGTTTCTCTGCTGACAAAAATGGGACCACAGCGACTAACGCTAATATCTTGAACAACAAAATTCAGGGTTTTCTCGATGAGTTGAAATCCGATAAAGTTCACGTCATTGCGCACAGTAAAGGCGGGCTAGATACCCAAAACCTCAAAGCACTTAGCCCTTCCTTTGAGATAACCTCCCTTTCTACTTTCTCGACACCTCACCTTGGTAGCGTCGCAGCAGATTTGTCGGTGATAAAAATGGACCACTACGCCGATATCTACAGTAACGTCAGTGCCGATCCAAATAATTACGCAGGCAAATACATGCAGCTCCCAAATATACCGTTTGCAGGCCCTAAAATGCCTGGTATCCGTGATCTAACAACAGATACCGCATCGAACGCGCTCCAAATGCGTACTCGCGGCAATATTGCAAATACATTTTCTATTGGGGCAAATGCCGATCTCAACCAAGACGGTGTTATTGAGAAAGATCCTGACATCGTTGGTCTATTCCCATGGGGTTCGCGTTGGGCGGGCGTTACCGCTTGGCAGGCACTAAGAAGCTTTAGTTCTGCGGCCTACCTCGATACTCAAACTCAGTCGGTCACAACGCCAAGCGTGTATGGACCACAAGCTCATCCAATCACCATAGTCAGTTACCAAGCCATTCAAACAGTACCGCAAGAAAATGATGTTGTTGTGACCTTGGCAAGCGCTAACCCAAGTTATGCCAATGCATTGGGTAACGTATTGGCTAACCATTCAACAATGAAAACGGGACAAAACGTTGAACGTTTTCTACAACAAATTATTTCAATGCGCTAA
- a CDS encoding metallophosphoesterase: MTTVYQISDCHLSNESSYENLRKALEHVANDPTCKTIFLTGDICCNPKPGDYIRLESFIRQHINTKSIYAIAGNHDDSCLMRTELKSSTIFVTDKAIINGREFVFLDSSAKPLDSRHPLGSGRINNRGIALLKQQLRKANDPVVVIHHPIIPVGSEWMKAIRLENDTEVMKVLRKYRVRDVICGHGHDGITATQQGITQYMAPSTAYGFDHSINEYNRSEKVGLSRIRCSTNSIDYQAVYF, translated from the coding sequence ATGACTACCGTATACCAAATCAGTGATTGCCACCTTTCAAATGAATCCAGCTACGAGAACTTGCGTAAAGCCTTGGAACACGTCGCTAACGATCCAACCTGTAAGACCATTTTCCTGACCGGTGATATTTGTTGTAATCCCAAACCGGGTGACTACATTCGATTGGAATCGTTCATAAGGCAACACATTAACACCAAGTCTATTTACGCGATTGCGGGCAATCATGACGACTCTTGCTTAATGCGTACTGAGCTAAAAAGCTCGACGATTTTCGTCACCGATAAAGCGATTATCAATGGACGAGAGTTTGTATTTCTGGACTCTAGCGCTAAGCCGCTTGATAGCCGTCATCCATTAGGTTCAGGGCGTATTAATAACCGTGGAATAGCTCTTCTAAAACAGCAACTAAGAAAGGCCAATGATCCCGTCGTTGTAATTCACCACCCTATCATTCCCGTCGGTTCTGAATGGATGAAAGCAATCCGTTTGGAAAACGATACCGAGGTAATGAAGGTGCTTCGCAAGTATCGCGTGCGAGACGTTATTTGTGGTCACGGCCATGATGGAATAACTGCCACACAACAAGGAATAACCCAATATATGGCACCTTCAACCGCCTATGGGTTTGACCACTCTATCAATGAATACAATCGCAGCGAAAAGGTAGGATTGAGTCGAATTCGTTGTTCTACTAACTCAATCGATTATCAAGCTGTCTATTTTTGA
- a CDS encoding nickel/cobalt transporter, with protein MQKNQIKTNYYLIGIGALLLVAVGAYQLWSMWPSLVISSIQWQREVNSELADLLYEAKYNPWGAGSYLIGFSFVYGMLHSLGPGHGKVIVSTYLATHPTKAKASLVLTVVSAFLQALVAILLVSVLLWGFSASMRVVNDKANMFVSLSFALVAVVGALICWKALKNIYTTMRKPKLKVKAITTLAADTSSPMSARSSISVQSPMALRSSVSPGSMMLNPSSALQSAEHSHADHSHADCGCGHQHVADADAINKASTLREYAGIIVTIGVRPCTGAIMVLLFANMVSLYWMGVLSAFAMAVGTAFTTSTIAIMTLTGKNLVKRYLAAGNKNNSASLKAAGHYLQLFGGVLLVLIGLLLMSGQDSGMSPVFTM; from the coding sequence ATGCAGAAAAATCAAATCAAAACAAATTACTACCTCATTGGTATTGGCGCTTTATTACTGGTTGCTGTCGGCGCATACCAATTGTGGTCTATGTGGCCATCATTGGTTATCTCTAGTATCCAATGGCAAAGAGAAGTTAACTCAGAGCTTGCTGACCTACTCTATGAAGCTAAGTATAACCCTTGGGGCGCAGGCAGCTACCTCATCGGATTCAGCTTCGTCTACGGCATGCTTCACTCTTTAGGCCCAGGTCACGGTAAGGTTATCGTGTCCACTTACTTAGCAACTCACCCAACTAAGGCGAAAGCGAGTCTCGTGCTCACGGTTGTCTCTGCGTTTTTACAAGCGCTGGTTGCTATCTTACTGGTGAGTGTATTGCTGTGGGGCTTTAGCGCATCAATGCGAGTGGTGAATGACAAGGCTAATATGTTTGTCTCGTTGAGCTTTGCGTTAGTCGCGGTCGTGGGTGCTTTGATCTGTTGGAAAGCTCTGAAAAACATCTATACAACGATGCGTAAGCCAAAGTTGAAAGTGAAAGCCATCACCACATTAGCGGCTGATACGTCTTCGCCAATGTCTGCTCGCTCGTCGATTTCAGTCCAATCACCAATGGCGCTTCGCTCATCAGTATCTCCAGGTTCAATGATGTTGAATCCATCTAGCGCATTACAATCTGCAGAGCACTCTCACGCAGATCATTCTCATGCCGACTGTGGATGCGGCCACCAGCATGTTGCCGATGCAGACGCAATAAACAAAGCTTCAACGCTCCGTGAATACGCCGGAATCATCGTTACTATTGGAGTAAGACCATGTACAGGTGCCATTATGGTTCTGCTGTTCGCGAATATGGTCAGCTTGTATTGGATGGGCGTTCTGAGTGCCTTCGCCATGGCAGTAGGTACCGCGTTCACGACCTCGACGATTGCAATCATGACACTAACAGGTAAGAACTTGGTAAAACGCTATTTGGCAGCAGGTAACAAGAATAACAGTGCGTCACTAAAAGCCGCAGGTCATTATTTACAGCTATTTGGTGGTGTTTTACTTGTCTTAATTGGCTTGTTGCTAATGAGTGGACAAGACAGTGGTATGTCGCCAGTGTTTACTATGTAA
- a CDS encoding choice-of-anchor X domain-containing protein has translation MKFIKQLVMVFSLFCTFITPAIASNAIPVGMSTSTTLSQPVTNSDNEVTMLFTIDKAEALKAEIVVPLDDATVYLVKPNGQVATSSNDVQANILSGDTQSPPLPGSYVFLPEITNPESGEWKIVVDFPNPSYNTVIIAQVAIQSPIAFGMAIAANQFVVGEPVPVSALLTNKGLPITGAQTNAVITDETGVQTRLKLKDEGVNFDAVAEDGVYSNIFVPPTEGEYLIEGTTSFEEYGKTINRQTSKKIHVLPADIEFVSHSLAPLFSSEGCVIALEQRLELDVKSAGDFAIHGYLTDGIDELNTSKRLQLKPAKQIVSLQYSTEDIFGAFDSTSTLISNPTIIYAITQDDIRVSAPRIQFEELIYLASFERCREPIEVTGDLVTTPTMSQDGTYIDSLNFEFPVHVTRSGTYTGSVNIVGAAGEYLELVSFQEPLEAGENTIKFTVPGDTFKQADGPYELNALLIYSGADSYRQGVLGQTPPYQASDFSPPVNVTLPSNLFGLERENWQATPATQVTQHRVGGYLRAGASIPYDYETLASFDLSEVRGKIKQATLIVDFGDSTLQFPFNNVGVYVVDKAWSPSTLDYDTFCQSFAVCPAWSNPLNTFNNVEAGQTLKFTNSKLLEALNEKRVSGLNKLDIALTSAPYEISYFINVKQVSLFIEY, from the coding sequence ATGAAATTCATCAAGCAATTAGTGATGGTGTTCAGTCTTTTCTGTACCTTCATCACACCGGCTATCGCCAGTAATGCAATACCCGTTGGGATGAGTACAAGTACGACACTATCTCAGCCAGTGACTAATAGCGATAACGAAGTCACAATGTTATTTACCATCGACAAAGCGGAAGCCCTAAAAGCAGAAATCGTCGTGCCGTTGGATGATGCAACCGTATATTTAGTCAAGCCTAACGGGCAAGTCGCAACATCATCCAATGATGTGCAAGCGAACATCCTTTCAGGTGACACACAAAGTCCGCCGCTACCGGGAAGCTATGTATTTTTACCTGAAATCACTAACCCTGAATCTGGCGAATGGAAGATCGTCGTTGATTTTCCAAACCCAAGTTACAACACAGTAATCATTGCTCAAGTTGCGATCCAGTCCCCTATTGCGTTTGGCATGGCGATAGCCGCTAACCAATTTGTGGTCGGTGAACCAGTTCCTGTTTCTGCATTACTGACAAACAAAGGGTTACCGATTACAGGTGCCCAAACCAACGCAGTGATCACTGATGAAACTGGAGTACAAACACGTCTAAAGCTTAAAGATGAAGGTGTCAATTTCGATGCTGTTGCTGAAGATGGTGTCTATAGCAATATTTTTGTTCCACCCACTGAAGGCGAGTACCTAATTGAAGGCACAACGTCTTTTGAAGAATATGGAAAAACTATCAATCGCCAGACAAGTAAAAAAATCCACGTACTACCCGCTGACATTGAATTTGTCAGCCACTCACTCGCTCCATTGTTTTCCTCTGAAGGCTGTGTTATTGCCTTAGAGCAGCGCTTGGAACTTGATGTTAAATCCGCGGGTGACTTTGCCATTCATGGTTACCTCACCGATGGAATTGACGAGCTGAACACAAGCAAACGTCTGCAACTAAAACCTGCGAAGCAAATCGTCAGTCTACAGTACTCAACTGAAGATATTTTTGGCGCGTTTGATTCGACGTCTACTTTGATCTCCAATCCGACGATCATCTACGCAATCACTCAAGATGACATACGAGTTTCAGCTCCTCGAATTCAGTTTGAAGAATTGATTTATTTAGCATCTTTTGAGCGTTGCCGCGAACCGATTGAAGTCACGGGGGATTTAGTCACCACACCGACTATGTCGCAAGATGGAACCTACATTGATTCGCTGAATTTTGAGTTTCCTGTCCATGTTACGCGCAGTGGAACTTACACAGGTTCGGTAAATATCGTGGGGGCAGCCGGAGAGTATTTAGAGCTAGTGAGTTTCCAAGAGCCGCTTGAGGCTGGCGAAAACACTATCAAATTTACCGTTCCTGGTGACACGTTTAAACAAGCCGATGGTCCTTATGAGCTGAACGCACTGTTAATCTATAGTGGCGCTGACTCCTATCGACAAGGAGTCCTCGGTCAAACTCCACCATACCAAGCCTCTGATTTCAGTCCGCCAGTCAACGTGACCCTCCCCTCTAACCTATTCGGGTTAGAAAGAGAAAACTGGCAAGCAACCCCGGCAACACAAGTCACGCAACATCGTGTCGGCGGTTACTTAAGGGCGGGGGCTTCAATCCCATACGACTACGAAACACTAGCGAGTTTTGACTTAAGCGAGGTTCGAGGGAAAATTAAACAGGCAACGCTTATTGTTGATTTCGGAGATTCAACTCTTCAATTCCCATTCAACAATGTGGGAGTATATGTAGTTGATAAAGCGTGGTCTCCGAGTACATTGGATTACGATACATTCTGTCAATCTTTTGCTGTGTGCCCTGCGTGGAGCAATCCGCTAAATACATTCAACAACGTAGAAGCAGGTCAAACGCTTAAGTTTACCAACTCTAAACTATTAGAAGCGTTAAATGAGAAGAGAGTATCTGGGCTGAACAAACTAGATATAGCTCTTACCTCAGCTCCTTATGAAATAAGTTATTTCATTAACGTTAAGCAGGTGTCATTATTCATCGAATACTGA
- a CDS encoding YcxB family protein produces the protein MSKEPGFTTEYTLDKTFFAECYDQTSLPTQFPKAYLKGILFLIFGVVLLEFELLPNGYVGWFFIVLSVIEAFSVYCKRTWWLWRQKISSGAGSKIVFQGDVNGVSYKNHKATNTMAWTDIDQLEQTDLGFILHIGKQRQYVSKSCLTDEAIAFMIEQHEASNAPKTP, from the coding sequence ATGTCTAAAGAACCCGGTTTCACCACAGAATACACCCTCGACAAGACGTTTTTTGCAGAGTGTTATGATCAAACTAGCCTTCCGACTCAGTTTCCAAAAGCCTATTTAAAGGGAATATTGTTTCTTATTTTTGGTGTGGTTCTACTAGAGTTTGAACTATTACCTAATGGCTACGTTGGTTGGTTCTTTATTGTTTTGAGTGTGATTGAAGCGTTCAGTGTGTACTGCAAAAGAACCTGGTGGTTGTGGAGACAAAAAATCAGCTCAGGCGCTGGCAGTAAAATAGTCTTTCAAGGTGATGTTAACGGAGTGAGTTACAAAAACCACAAAGCGACCAACACTATGGCGTGGACTGACATCGACCAACTTGAGCAGACCGATCTCGGCTTTATCCTTCATATCGGTAAACAGCGCCAATATGTGAGTAAATCTTGTTTAACTGATGAAGCCATTGCCTTCATGATTGAACAACACGAAGCTTCCAACGCTCCTAAAACGCCCTAA
- a CDS encoding PLP-dependent transferase, with protein MNTSTQLSPLRKTTKHEQAEALAIEQAKHFGIDPNSDYGVTLIELATTLYKANTKTHDLWALTVDGLSELDKSDRIAWFNAKRFLSFQIAKILDNLQNPMRATYQSIATNNGNFASKGAYPIFDNVAAIFSASPVITRTATYLFACTEWIEDAFNGKEPLHDIYSRLLNPTSISLANHMVDLEAGSRANEYLAWNFNSGMAAIDGLLSHLLGHEDIVLASRNIYGGSYQLLEDWFGKPSNLNVAVEWVDGYSGDEFATRLDEVAEKYTDRLAAGKKIYVYLESPCNPHGFVLDVASISKAGHSRGWDVIVDSTVGTPLLHPVLKRDDVAERPDYVIHSYTKELAGFGTTTAGVVIGRNETMFVPKGEEVTFTKPNGDEAIISWNETLFWNVYYIKGAFLDADKAFEVLNGMKTYEMRVVQKTINTLTLAKIFDAHPDINVSCPALPDSDNYEHCQNHMYLGLPAALFTIDMEGNGNRAPINRDGFKQFFDMLEPAIGMQVSLGQTNTVALCPALTTHSELSDDALNEAGIKPTTMRISIGLEDPRMFIAHIIEAAKLSIDRNHADFSSSFPSNERIDEIYMQTYMDVHQRFVKSLPKFGQLSQ; from the coding sequence ATGAATACTTCAACTCAACTTAGCCCGCTGCGTAAAACCACTAAACATGAACAAGCGGAAGCCCTTGCCATTGAGCAAGCAAAACACTTTGGTATCGACCCAAATAGTGATTATGGCGTCACGCTGATTGAACTGGCGACGACCCTGTACAAAGCTAATACCAAGACACACGATCTTTGGGCATTGACGGTTGATGGACTTTCAGAACTCGATAAGAGTGACCGGATCGCTTGGTTTAACGCAAAACGTTTTTTGTCATTCCAGATCGCGAAGATCCTAGACAACCTGCAAAACCCAATGCGTGCCACTTACCAATCCATTGCCACCAATAATGGCAATTTTGCTTCAAAAGGTGCATATCCTATCTTCGATAATGTTGCTGCTATCTTCTCTGCAAGCCCTGTGATTACTCGCACTGCGACCTATTTGTTTGCGTGTACAGAATGGATTGAGGATGCGTTCAACGGTAAAGAACCGCTGCACGATATTTATTCTCGACTGCTTAACCCAACATCGATCTCACTGGCTAACCACATGGTTGACCTAGAGGCTGGTTCTAGAGCCAACGAGTATCTCGCATGGAACTTTAACTCCGGTATGGCGGCCATTGATGGGTTGTTGAGTCACTTACTTGGACATGAAGACATTGTTTTGGCCTCACGCAATATCTACGGCGGTTCCTACCAACTGCTGGAAGATTGGTTTGGCAAGCCTTCTAACTTAAATGTCGCGGTAGAGTGGGTCGATGGTTATTCCGGTGATGAGTTTGCGACTCGCCTTGATGAGGTTGCTGAAAAATATACTGACCGCCTCGCCGCGGGTAAGAAAATCTATGTTTACCTTGAATCACCGTGTAACCCGCATGGCTTCGTGTTAGACGTTGCTAGCATCAGTAAAGCTGGTCACTCTCGGGGGTGGGATGTGATTGTCGACTCAACAGTAGGTACACCATTGCTTCATCCTGTACTCAAACGTGACGATGTGGCGGAAAGGCCCGATTATGTGATTCACTCCTACACCAAAGAGCTTGCAGGTTTTGGCACCACAACGGCTGGCGTAGTCATTGGTCGTAATGAAACTATGTTTGTGCCAAAAGGAGAGGAGGTGACTTTCACCAAACCCAATGGCGATGAGGCAATCATTTCATGGAACGAAACGCTGTTTTGGAATGTGTACTACATCAAAGGCGCGTTCTTAGATGCAGACAAAGCGTTCGAAGTGCTCAATGGTATGAAAACCTATGAGATGCGTGTAGTGCAAAAAACAATTAATACACTGACTCTCGCGAAGATCTTTGATGCTCACCCAGACATCAATGTGTCGTGTCCTGCTTTGCCAGACAGTGATAACTATGAACATTGCCAAAACCACATGTATTTGGGGCTACCAGCAGCGCTGTTTACTATCGATATGGAAGGTAACGGCAATCGTGCACCAATCAATCGTGATGGGTTTAAACAGTTCTTCGATATGCTCGAGCCCGCTATCGGCATGCAAGTGAGCTTAGGGCAAACTAATACGGTCGCCTTGTGTCCAGCATTGACCACGCATTCAGAACTCAGCGACGATGCACTCAATGAAGCGGGCATTAAGCCAACAACAATGCGTATTTCGATTGGGTTGGAAGATCCTCGAATGTTCATTGCTCATATTATCGAGGCAGCCAAGTTATCGATTGACCGCAATCATGCAGACTTCTCATCCAGTTTCCCGAGTAACGAGCGTATCGACGAAATCTATATGCAAACCTATATGGATGTCCATCAAAGGTTCGTGAAGAGCTTGCCGAAGTTCGGTCAGCTTAGTCAGTAA